A part of Criblamydia sequanensis CRIB-18 genomic DNA contains:
- a CDS encoding OmpA family protein, with the protein MSKIIQFLVLPCLLLQVMTSCCRTTEEVFDDTKTASRHIRNGFSSLGGKHGDSRQISCRDDFYAVQDFSYENDFIPLNDVEFGNEVAFADSPVYHSKLSPGESGSSIPGIGSFRNPSTIPEAASVFQNVQFGYDSNLIKGEANLACLRRIAHYMKQHPNVYVFIEGHCDERGPEAYNLALGARRSNAVRTYLINEGVNGNNLFTISYGKERPLAYGHDDQSRAVNRRAEFKIYFQ; encoded by the coding sequence ATGTCAAAAATCATTCAATTTTTAGTTCTTCCTTGCCTTTTACTTCAAGTCATGACTTCTTGCTGCCGTACTACTGAAGAAGTTTTCGATGATACCAAAACAGCTTCAAGACATATACGAAATGGGTTTTCTTCTTTAGGAGGAAAGCATGGGGATTCCAGGCAAATTTCTTGCCGTGATGATTTTTATGCGGTTCAAGATTTTAGCTATGAGAATGATTTTATTCCCCTGAATGATGTCGAATTCGGAAATGAAGTCGCTTTTGCTGACAGTCCAGTTTACCATTCCAAGTTAAGTCCAGGGGAATCCGGAAGCTCAATTCCCGGAATCGGATCTTTTAGAAACCCTTCAACTATTCCGGAAGCGGCTTCCGTGTTTCAAAATGTTCAATTCGGCTATGATAGCAATCTCATCAAGGGAGAAGCTAATTTGGCGTGTCTAAGAAGAATTGCTCATTACATGAAGCAGCATCCGAATGTTTATGTATTTATCGAAGGTCATTGCGATGAAAGAGGGCCCGAGGCTTACAACTTAGCCCTTGGCGCAAGAAGAAGCAATGCTGTGAGAACCTATCTTATAAATGAAGGGGTCAATGGAAATAATCTCTTTACGATTTCTTATGGAAAAGAAAGACCCCTGGCGTATGGTCATGATGATCAATCAAGAGCTGTTAATAGAAGAGCTGAATTTAAAATCTATTTTCAATAG
- a CDS encoding LysM peptidoglycan-binding domain-containing protein — MAKGFLYSSVTHHFFNIKSPAYFVPLAVFFSQTLFSEPRNFRNENAIFERLQNSLDFLRHELANQNSEMKGLEEKIESQQDTIEALKGHMDSFSKKGEKLMKGSIGTIDQKLDQAESALKGLASDLSLLKNHFEEEAKRFDDSQKKIKALEAGLAEEKEKMKQLNLAVNAILEALNLEDNPQSEKTFVHEVKSGDSLGLIAKKYKISSRQLKEVNNLKSDTIFVGQKLKIPEKK; from the coding sequence ATGGCTAAGGGCTTTTTATATTCTTCTGTAACCCATCACTTTTTTAATATAAAAAGCCCGGCTTATTTTGTGCCTTTGGCAGTATTTTTTTCTCAAACTCTTTTTTCAGAACCAAGAAATTTTAGAAATGAAAACGCAATTTTTGAGCGCTTGCAAAATTCCCTGGACTTTTTACGCCATGAACTTGCTAATCAAAATTCTGAAATGAAAGGATTGGAAGAAAAAATTGAGAGTCAGCAAGATACGATTGAAGCCCTAAAAGGACACATGGATAGCTTTTCTAAAAAAGGGGAAAAATTAATGAAGGGAAGCATAGGCACAATCGATCAAAAGTTAGATCAAGCCGAAAGTGCTTTAAAAGGGTTAGCAAGCGATCTATCTTTATTGAAAAATCACTTCGAAGAGGAAGCTAAACGCTTTGATGATTCCCAAAAAAAAATCAAAGCCTTAGAAGCTGGTTTAGCTGAAGAGAAAGAAAAGATGAAGCAGTTAAATCTTGCTGTAAACGCTATATTGGAAGCTTTAAATCTTGAAGATAACCCTCAATCCGAAAAAACATTTGTCCACGAGGTAAAATCAGGAGATTCTTTGGGTTTAATTGCGAAAAAATATAAAATCTCCTCAAGGCAGCTTAAGGAAGTGAACAACTTAAAATCAGATACCATTTTTGTGGGTCAAAAACTAAAAATACCGGAAAAAAAATAA
- a CDS encoding MotA/TolQ/ExbB proton channel family protein, which translates to MFVKDCFILSSPFFNAYSQSDLLGKIIFLGLVFLSILTWVILLNRGYLAFKARNSAKFFEGRLTEKKGSLLSIEGLQEKNKNPYYSIFSETRKNTLEILAKNKHFGLKGTGREEIFLSPTDVDIVESHVNTVIAKEVQDLEKNLYVLALVTALAPFLGLLGTVWGILTTFEDLTMQGGDTSHAVLQGLSLALATTVLGLVDAIPALVGYNYLKNYIRNFSLEMECFGHKLVTDIEMHYRKVDIS; encoded by the coding sequence ATGTTTGTAAAGGATTGTTTTATTTTATCAAGTCCTTTTTTTAATGCTTACTCCCAGTCGGACCTTCTGGGAAAAATAATTTTTTTAGGCCTTGTTTTTCTATCGATTCTCACATGGGTCATTCTTTTAAACAGAGGATACTTAGCCTTTAAAGCAAGAAATAGCGCTAAATTTTTTGAGGGGCGCCTTACTGAAAAAAAAGGATCTCTTTTAAGCATCGAAGGGTTACAGGAAAAAAATAAGAACCCCTATTATTCTATTTTTTCTGAAACAAGAAAGAATACATTGGAGATTCTGGCTAAAAACAAGCACTTCGGACTAAAAGGGACCGGACGAGAGGAGATCTTTCTTTCGCCAACAGATGTGGATATAGTTGAATCCCACGTCAATACCGTCATTGCGAAAGAAGTGCAGGATTTAGAAAAAAATCTTTATGTTCTTGCTCTTGTCACAGCTTTGGCACCTTTTTTGGGACTCCTTGGAACTGTCTGGGGAATTTTAACCACTTTTGAGGATCTTACAATGCAAGGCGGGGATACAAGTCATGCGGTTCTTCAAGGCTTATCCTTGGCTCTTGCGACAACTGTCCTAGGTCTTGTCGATGCGATACCGGCTCTTGTCGGGTACAATTACTTAAAGAACTACATCCGTAATTTCTCTCTTGAAATGGAATGTTTCGGCCATAAACTTGTTACGGATATTGAGATGCATTACAGAAAAGTAGACATTTCTTAA
- a CDS encoding ExbD/TolR family protein, which produces MRHSFYLNRERDEDPVINLTPLIDVVFVILIMFILIAPILEMDQIELAGASPSSKNITLLKKEENPVSIRVDQHNRIFLNNQLVKETEIFQAFSQLKLQHEKTKPLLYHDKRATFGSYQKIKSALEKAGFHEIDLVLGPEEK; this is translated from the coding sequence TTGCGACACTCTTTTTACTTAAATCGCGAAAGGGACGAAGACCCGGTCATTAATTTAACGCCTTTAATAGACGTCGTTTTCGTTATCTTGATTATGTTTATTTTAATTGCTCCCATTTTAGAGATGGACCAAATTGAACTTGCGGGAGCTTCCCCTTCTTCAAAAAATATCACTCTATTAAAGAAAGAGGAGAACCCGGTTTCTATAAGGGTCGACCAGCATAATAGGATATTTCTCAATAACCAATTAGTAAAGGAAACTGAGATTTTCCAAGCCTTTAGTCAGCTTAAACTTCAGCATGAAAAAACAAAACCCTTACTTTATCACGATAAAAGGGCGACGTTTGGAAGTTATCAAAAAATTAAATCCGCCCTTGAAAAGGCGGGATTTCACGAAATCGATTTGGTTTTGGGACCCGAAGAAAAATAA
- the tolB gene encoding Tol-Pal system protein TolB, translating into MRTLILALFLFLSSFIQASENESPYIISLETAPQLVPVYLNSSLITDSKVTDDYKKEAYQILLFDLDNSGLVQVMSKSNPLDAQAKLIAEGKNGPFQGKDKPAYFIIPKIEDTNLSVILYSTNHDWTKKFSVGALTLNIKQDRAKFHLLSDEIHKVLFGKSGIASTKIIYTLRSTGKNDWISDIYEMDYDGASNQKLLRDEGYIVTPQYVPPAQGKKSGSILYVSYKNGIPKIYFASLIDGKTSRFTKMNGNQLMPTMNRDRTYIAFVSDVTGNPDLFLAPFNGNIDPNLKPFQLFSSKMGVQGTPAFSPDGRKLAFVSNKDGSARIYIAEVPEKQGFVKGQLPELLTRFRRNCTAPSWSPDGTKIAYCSPVDGVHQIFCYDLRTGEETQVTTGSLEKQNPSFAPNSLHLVYNSSNGFESDLYIINLNQKKPVKISSGSGEKRFPHWEPRN; encoded by the coding sequence ATGCGAACTTTAATCCTCGCTTTATTCCTATTTCTATCCTCGTTTATCCAAGCTTCTGAAAATGAAAGCCCTTATATTATTAGCTTGGAGACGGCCCCTCAACTTGTGCCTGTTTATTTGAATAGCTCATTAATAACCGACTCTAAAGTAACAGACGACTATAAAAAAGAAGCCTATCAAATCCTTCTTTTTGATTTAGATAATTCAGGTTTAGTCCAAGTGATGAGTAAATCAAATCCGCTTGATGCCCAAGCTAAATTGATAGCAGAAGGAAAAAATGGCCCTTTCCAAGGCAAAGACAAGCCGGCCTATTTCATCATTCCAAAAATTGAAGATACGAACCTTTCTGTAATTCTGTATTCGACAAACCATGATTGGACAAAGAAATTTTCAGTCGGCGCTTTAACTTTAAATATAAAGCAGGATCGTGCCAAATTTCATCTTCTTTCAGATGAAATTCATAAAGTGCTTTTTGGCAAAAGCGGGATAGCTTCTACAAAAATCATCTATACGCTTCGCTCGACCGGGAAAAATGATTGGATCTCCGATATTTACGAAATGGATTATGATGGAGCTTCGAACCAAAAATTATTAAGAGATGAGGGCTATATTGTAACCCCTCAATATGTTCCCCCGGCCCAAGGAAAAAAATCGGGCAGTATTCTCTATGTCAGCTATAAAAATGGCATTCCCAAAATTTATTTTGCCTCCCTTATCGATGGTAAGACGAGCCGTTTTACCAAAATGAATGGAAACCAGTTGATGCCCACCATGAATCGGGATAGAACCTATATAGCTTTTGTAAGCGATGTAACAGGAAACCCTGATCTATTTTTAGCCCCCTTTAATGGTAATATTGATCCTAATCTAAAGCCTTTCCAGTTATTTTCCTCAAAAATGGGAGTTCAAGGAACTCCGGCTTTTAGCCCTGATGGGAGAAAGCTTGCCTTTGTTTCCAATAAAGATGGATCCGCCCGTATTTATATAGCTGAGGTTCCTGAAAAACAAGGGTTTGTCAAAGGACAGCTACCTGAGCTACTCACTCGTTTTAGAAGAAACTGCACAGCGCCCTCCTGGTCTCCTGATGGAACCAAAATCGCTTATTGCTCTCCCGTTGACGGGGTTCATCAAATTTTTTGCTATGATTTAAGGACAGGGGAAGAAACACAAGTTACGACAGGATCCTTAGAAAAACAAAATCCAAGCTTTGCACCCAATAGCTTACACCTTGTTTACAACTCATCAAACGGTTTCGAATCAGATCTTTATATTATTAACCTTAATCAAAAGAAACCGGTCAAAATTTCTTCCGGATCAGGAGAAAAGCGTTTTCCTCATTGGGAACCAAGGAACTAG
- the murI gene encoding glutamate racemase gives MENAVDFPIGVFDSGVGGLTVLKELMETLPNERFIYFGDTARVPYGDKSEETLIRYVLECAEFLLGKEIKTLVIACNTASAYALEPLRQLSSVPIVGVIEPGAKEASLKTNNKKIAVLATKATIRSQVYIKAIQRFIPDAEILSLPCPLLVPFIEEKLFEHPALKILLKEYLASAKAQNIDTALLGCTHYPLIRNLVEKELGSAVSVIDSAKAVSNNVIELLSNFGLLSKTLKSERLQVYVSDDPNRFRDIGETFLGFSMPQVLKKNFEPLNFSIPSCPL, from the coding sequence ATGGAAAATGCGGTTGATTTTCCGATTGGCGTTTTTGATTCGGGTGTTGGCGGCCTAACGGTTTTAAAAGAACTGATGGAGACGCTCCCGAATGAGCGCTTTATCTATTTTGGAGATACGGCAAGAGTTCCTTACGGAGATAAAAGCGAAGAAACCCTCATTCGCTATGTCCTCGAATGCGCGGAATTTTTGCTTGGCAAAGAAATCAAAACATTAGTGATTGCTTGCAACACCGCTTCAGCCTATGCCCTTGAGCCCTTAAGGCAACTCTCAAGCGTTCCTATTGTCGGTGTGATTGAACCTGGCGCAAAAGAGGCATCTTTAAAAACAAACAACAAAAAAATAGCGGTTCTTGCAACGAAAGCAACTATTCGATCCCAGGTTTATATTAAAGCCATCCAAAGATTTATACCGGACGCCGAAATTTTATCCCTCCCATGCCCGCTTCTTGTCCCTTTCATAGAAGAGAAGCTATTTGAGCATCCGGCCCTTAAGATTTTATTAAAAGAGTACTTGGCTTCTGCCAAAGCTCAAAATATAGATACGGCTCTTCTTGGATGCACCCATTACCCGCTTATAAGAAATTTAGTGGAAAAAGAGCTTGGTTCTGCGGTTTCTGTCATTGACTCTGCAAAAGCTGTTTCTAACAATGTCATCGAGCTTCTCTCCAATTTTGGACTCCTCTCAAAGACATTAAAAAGCGAACGATTGCAAGTTTATGTATCAGATGATCCTAATCGATTTAGAGATATTGGAGAAACTTTCTTAGGTTTTTCAATGCCGCAGGTGCTTAAAAAGAATTTTGAGCCTTTAAACTTTTCCATACCGAGCTGCCCCCTTTAA
- a CDS encoding protein-disulfide reductase DsbD family protein, with the protein MIKQKCLIIMLLLSVFFIKEVYSEGFEVNESKPTAFIETKEPVSLELISSQPTIQGDTPFTVALRIRHEAGWHSYWKNPGDAGIATEIKWNLPEGFTHKELPWPTPHKFEEYGILGYGYEGEIFILSTIEPPKNFSSDKPVSIEASVTWTACSDSNCLPGEKVVKLNLNDPKNQNSHRDLVNKAMDSIPELASVKGSYKDEHWLQLELTNLGHLPEKEHEIAFYPLTEKAVDGSAKALLIPKKNAGEFSLLIKRHEECEPSASLEGIALLPEIEGSSKSLQIQAKLDKPAKALISFLDKRQAAKKSQEMEGNEAFAFEGGFFLYLLMAFVGGLILNLMPCVLPVVSFKILSFVKLAGEDRSLTAKHGLAFSLGVLVSFWILASALLIIQAYGKAVGWGFQLQEPIFVATLIIVIFIFSLSLFGVFEAGTLVSSWAGSNAQKVKSNQKLLGSFFSGVLATAVATPCTGPFLGPAVGFAVQEPPIFAIMIFTSLGLGMALPYLLLSFFPSLLRFLPKPGAWMVSFKEGTGFIMMATVIWLLWVFTAETSSNALILLLFSLFVISFACWIFGKWGTPVKSKRTRLISLGLFALLLVGSFKIATLASSLVEAPAGTNKEIADRWEPFSKSKINDLVAEGKPVFVDFTARWCLICQANHFVLGQPSVDEAFKKQGVTLMKADWTRHDPEITEELAKYGRNGVPLYLFYSGKRGAQPIILPQVLTPEIVLEYVETYSPIAEN; encoded by the coding sequence TTGATTAAGCAAAAATGTCTGATCATTATGCTTCTTTTGTCTGTTTTTTTCATAAAAGAAGTCTATTCAGAAGGTTTTGAAGTCAATGAGTCCAAGCCGACTGCCTTTATCGAGACTAAAGAACCCGTATCCCTAGAACTTATTTCAAGCCAACCGACTATTCAAGGGGACACCCCTTTTACTGTTGCTTTAAGAATCCGTCATGAAGCGGGCTGGCATAGTTACTGGAAAAACCCGGGCGATGCCGGGATTGCCACCGAAATTAAATGGAACCTTCCCGAAGGCTTTACCCATAAAGAATTGCCTTGGCCAACACCCCATAAATTTGAAGAGTATGGAATTCTCGGGTATGGTTATGAAGGGGAAATCTTTATTTTATCAACGATAGAGCCTCCCAAAAACTTTTCCTCGGATAAACCTGTTTCAATTGAAGCCTCTGTTACTTGGACTGCTTGCTCAGACTCCAATTGCTTACCTGGAGAAAAAGTCGTTAAATTAAACTTAAATGACCCTAAAAATCAAAATTCCCATAGAGACCTTGTCAATAAGGCCATGGACTCTATCCCGGAACTTGCATCTGTTAAAGGATCCTATAAAGATGAGCATTGGCTTCAATTAGAATTGACAAACCTTGGCCATCTCCCGGAAAAAGAACATGAAATCGCTTTCTACCCCTTAACTGAAAAAGCAGTAGACGGATCGGCAAAAGCGCTCCTTATTCCTAAGAAAAATGCGGGAGAGTTCTCTTTACTGATTAAACGTCATGAAGAGTGCGAGCCTTCCGCTTCCTTGGAAGGGATTGCTTTGCTGCCTGAAATTGAGGGATCTTCTAAGTCTCTTCAGATTCAAGCAAAACTTGATAAGCCGGCAAAAGCTCTCATCAGTTTTCTAGATAAAAGACAGGCTGCCAAAAAGTCGCAAGAAATGGAGGGTAATGAAGCGTTTGCCTTCGAGGGCGGTTTTTTCCTATACCTATTAATGGCTTTCGTCGGCGGTTTGATCTTAAATTTGATGCCTTGCGTTTTGCCTGTGGTTTCCTTTAAAATCTTAAGCTTTGTCAAGTTAGCCGGGGAAGATCGATCCTTAACTGCTAAACATGGACTTGCTTTTTCTCTTGGGGTTTTAGTTTCGTTTTGGATTCTTGCAAGCGCCCTTCTTATTATTCAAGCCTATGGAAAAGCTGTGGGTTGGGGATTTCAACTTCAAGAGCCGATTTTTGTTGCGACCCTCATTATCGTCATCTTTATTTTCTCCCTTAGCTTGTTCGGGGTATTTGAAGCCGGAACTTTAGTTTCCTCTTGGGCCGGAAGCAATGCCCAAAAGGTCAAATCGAACCAAAAGCTTTTGGGTTCTTTCTTTAGCGGAGTTCTAGCAACAGCTGTCGCAACCCCTTGTACCGGGCCATTTCTTGGGCCGGCCGTCGGGTTTGCCGTTCAAGAACCTCCTATTTTTGCCATTATGATCTTTACCTCGCTTGGGCTTGGGATGGCGCTTCCCTATCTTTTGCTCTCCTTTTTCCCAAGCTTACTTCGCTTTTTACCGAAACCTGGAGCTTGGATGGTTTCTTTCAAAGAAGGAACCGGCTTTATCATGATGGCGACAGTCATCTGGCTTCTTTGGGTTTTCACGGCAGAAACAAGTTCAAATGCGCTTATTCTCTTATTGTTTAGCTTGTTTGTCATCTCGTTTGCTTGCTGGATTTTCGGAAAGTGGGGAACGCCTGTAAAATCAAAAAGAACAAGATTAATCAGCTTAGGCCTCTTTGCTCTTTTACTTGTCGGCAGCTTTAAAATAGCAACTTTAGCTTCCTCTTTAGTGGAAGCGCCTGCAGGCACTAATAAAGAGATCGCCGATCGCTGGGAGCCTTTTTCTAAATCCAAGATTAATGATCTTGTGGCAGAAGGAAAGCCTGTCTTTGTTGATTTCACTGCAAGATGGTGTCTTATTTGCCAAGCCAATCACTTTGTTTTAGGCCAGCCAAGCGTTGATGAAGCTTTCAAAAAACAAGGGGTCACCCTGATGAAAGCGGATTGGACAAGGCATGACCCTGAAATTACAGAGGAGCTTGCTAAGTATGGAAGAAATGGCGTGCCTTTATATCTTTTCTATTCAGGAAAAAGAGGGGCTCAACCTATTATTCTTCCGCAAGTGCTCACACCTGAAATTGTGCTTGAATATGTAGAAACCTATTCACCCATAGCTGAAAATTAA